Below is a window of Camelina sativa cultivar DH55 chromosome 11, Cs, whole genome shotgun sequence DNA.
TAGTATGGAGAAGACTAACGCTTTGAATGGTTATATAATTTGCTCCAGACCCGATTAAAATTAGACTAGTTCACACTTAATTTATCATTCACCATTGCGTATCAGTATACATTGTTGCATATTAAAAATCTCCATATTAGTATGCATCTAAGCATACAATTTCATaccattataaatttatagttagtccgcattttttattttacttttcaaaaactCCATATCTGGAGCAGATTATATAACCATTCAAAGCGTAAGAGGAATAAAGAGAAGATTTCAAATATCTTTAGTTGCAACTTACAAGAGGAAAGAGTAGGCCAAGTTTTGGGCTAATTATTACTCAACATTTTGGGCTTGTGCTGCTTCTATAAGCCCATTACGTAATTTAGTTAAAGTTTAGttctgagcttcttcttcttcttcttcacttccgATTTCTACTTTATCCGATCAGATCAGCGCCGGCGAGAATCTAGAGTAAGCTTCTTCTCACTTCTTCTACTGAACAAGCTCGATTTTAAACATCCTTAAGATTCATTAGTATCCCAATTCGATCTCGATTGCGTTCAATCATCGTTTTGTTTCGATTTGTCCTTTTTTGCTGTGGGATTTTGAACTCGTTCGTCTGTTGATTTTGATCTTAATTAGTGAACTAGCTATGTTAATCGCACTAGAATGAGATTATCTCTGATAGTATAATGAAATCGATTTGGAGTCGTAACCctaatttatttatgtgtgtgtATTTGAAATGTGTTTataaggtgaagaagaagaagaagatgagtgtgAAGTAGTTAAAGCTGCTAAAGTATACCGTGACCTACTCAAAGCAGTGGTGAAACATATTGGTAAAGAAGACCACAAGGCTCATTTCGTAGACTTTGTTAAGCAAGAGTTTAGGAAAAATGCTGCAAACTCGGAGAAGATGAACCTTGCCCGCAACTACGCTTTTCTTCTCAATAGCATTCATTCTCACAAGGTgaagtctttttatttatttgttactaGGAAGCATGATCTATATATCTAACTGATCAATGTAAACTTGTTATTGTAGGATTTGCTGTTCTCATACAACATTGCGGTTGATAGAACTGAAGAGATGAAACGAGTACTTAATAAATCTGCAGCGAGTGTAGGTCTTCGTCTTCCCGAGGTTTACGAGTCATGATCATATTCACTGCTTTACGCGTTCGTTCCTCTCTTTGTCTTTCCGGGAGATGAGCCGTTTCTGGTTACTTCACTTCTTCGGACAGATCTTGGgtaaatttttgaataattgtGGTACTAGATGTAGCCAGCCAGAGAGCCTTTCTTCTTTAACCCTCTTGAGTATTGAAACCCGATATGTGTGGGttacaatttttgtttgggTCACATTTGTTTTGGCATACAAATATGTGTACCAAGAACATATTTATGTTCTTGATATGTTGGGATGAACTCACCAAAGTGAGAGAGCTCAGTAGCAATTGCAAATTCTGATATAAAGAAGGCAGCCAAAGTTAATGAAACAATCTTCCTTAAATACTTTTAGTTTTCCTATAATCAAACTCGTCttgaaaacttaaaaagctATTTAGAGGCACCTGTTCTTATCATGTCTATATTTGGATGAAGAGTAGAAAATGGTAAACGAGATTTATGATGAGAACGTAGAAATTACTAACCATATGggttttatccaaaaactctAAAAGGCCACCCACcgcttgtgtttgttttatctGGTTCTTgtatttttcccttttattttcttaatcattCTTTTAAGGCTCTGGTTCTGGTAAGCTTTGCCTTTATCTAATAGCTGAGATCAATAGAGAGAGCTTTGAGCTGAGCATAGTAGAGAAAAGAGTTATGGGGAAAGGAGGGATGTCTCAAGGAGAAGGCTCAAAGGTTGGAGAAGAGAACATGGCTGCTTGGTTGGTTGGTATCAATACCCTTAAGATccaaccttttcttcttccttctgttGGTAAGACAATAATTTTCTCTGGGATTTAATTTATTTGGATTGTCCTGTGATCTTTCGTCCAAAAGCCATGGAAACTGATAGATTTATGTTCATACAAAGGTCCTCATGATGTGAGAGTTAGGATGAAAGCCGTTGGTATATGTGGAAGTGATGTTCATTACCTTAAGGTACTTGTGATATAATCAGAGAGAAACTTTGGTTCGTTTTTTTATGGCTCTTGACATGTTTTGATTGGTGTaaatgttaccaaaaaaaagaccATGAGATGTGCGGATTTTGTGGTGAAAGAACCAATGGTGATTGGACATGAATGTGCTGGGATCATTGAAGAAGTAGGTGAAGAAGTGAAACATCTAGTGGTTGGTGACCGTGTTGCTCTTGAACCTGGGATCAGTTGTTGGAGATGCAATCTCTGCAGGGAAGGAAGATACAACCTTTGTCCAGAGATGAAGTTCTTTGCAACCCCACCAGTTCATGGCTCTCTAGCTAACCAAGTGGTTCACCCTGCGGATCTATGCTTCAAATTGCCTGAGAATGTGAGTTTGGAGGAAGGAGCAATGTGTGAACCACTAAGTGTTGGTGTGCATGCTTGTCGTCGAGCTGAAATTGGCCCTGAAACAAATGTATTGGTAATGGGAGCTGGACCTATTGGCCTTGTCACCATGTTGGCCGCTCGGGCTTTCGGTGTGCCTAGAATTGTTATTGTGGATGTTGATGAGAACCGTTTAGCTGTAGCCAAACAGCTCGGTGCAGATGGGATTGTTCAAGTGACAACAAGCTTAGAGGTTCTTTACACTTTTTTTACTTGTCAATCTTTCTGAAACATAAGTGTGCTGATTGTCTAAAGATAAGAACCCGTCCCCTTTCACTTTTGCAGGATGTTGGTTCTGAGGTTGAACAAATTCAGAAAGCTATGGGGTCAAACATTGATGTGACATTCGATTGTGCGGGTTTTAACAAAACCATGTCGACAGCATTAGCAGCCACTCGGTGTGGTGGTAAAGTCTGTCTTGTTGGAATGGGTCATGGTATAATGACTGTCCCTCTCACTCCTGCAGCTGCAAGGTAAcctcttttgagtttttacaaTAACCATTAAGGTaagaaactttgaaaacaatCGCATGATCCACAAGTAAATGTGTTATTTTGAGACAGGGAGGTAGATGTGGTAGGTGTGTTCAGGTACAAGAACACATGGCCTTTGTGTCTTGAGTTCCTGACAAGTGGTAAGATTGATGTAAAGCCACTCATAACCCACAGATTCGGTTTCTCTCAGAAGGAAGTGGAAGACGCCTTTGAAACCAGTGCTCGTGGGAGCAATGCCATCAAAGTTATGTTCAATCTCTGAAAACAATCTTTGCTTTCTAAGTTTCTGTAATAATGATGCTTCTGTAACTTTGTTATCAACTCTGAATCTCTCATGAATAGATAATCCATTATGACAAATTGACCATACAATCCAAACGTTACAAGACAAATGCTGAAATTGGACAAAAAGGGACCTAAATTCTCCCAATTCTGTCTCAAAACTCCCAACATGAGAAGATCTTAGCCACTGTCCATCTCATCAGACCGTGGCTTTAACTAGGAGGACctcaacaagaaagaaaaatttcaaCAGATCCATATATAATGGTACAAGAAATCCGTAGAAAACAACTCTTTGACGATCGCATCAAACTTTCTCAAGACGAAGCCGTGGTTGGTTCAGTGCACCATTTCCACACTTTAACTTGACCAGTTCCGTCACCCGTGAAAAATATGCCCCCAGGACCTATCTGGATCGCCCGTATCTCTTGCTTTGCAAAGATTTTTCCCCTCTCCGTAAATCTAATGAACGAAGCTAAGCTATCAGAACCAACAAAAGAGGAAGAATTGAAGAATTCAGACATAAAAGTTGCAAGTCTTACGATGGTAAGTCGTAGAGGCGCAAGGTATTGTCGTTGCAAGAGCATAACAAAACTGGCTTGGCCTCTGCATCATGTACACCACATAAAGCTAACACTCCCTGAATCCAATTTAGACATTACCAAAATTTGTCAGTTTACATTACATATAGAATAGGGATCATAAGAGAGGGTAACACATTGATAAGAGAAACCATACATGTTCTTCTTTGTGAGTGTATGTCACTTCCAAGTTGCCACCTTCGCCTGCAGCCCATATCTACAGTGGAAAGACACACATCAACGAGAGAAGAACGAAATTTCCAAGAAAAGTTATAaagttaaagaaagaagaattaacCTTAACAGTGTTGTCCAATGAACAAGACAAGAGAAACTGATCCCAGCAAATGAGAGACATCACAACTGATGTATGATCCGTGAGTGTTTGTATACACTGCAGATTATCCAAGCTCCAAACCTATATTAAACAAAGAACATATAAACCAaagagattagctcaaacgaaCAAAAAAAGGGAGTTTTAAATTCAATGATGATATAAGTACTTACTTTTATAGATTTGTCCATGGAACCCGAATAAAGTCTGTTTGCCCCAACATATAATGTAACAACTGCAAGTGTGTGGCCTGTCAGTGACGCCGCTGGTTCAAAGCAGTTAGTGGCAGTATTATATCTCCATGCCAAAATAGAGCCATCCTGAATATAAAGTAAAGAGCTTGTGACTTACTATACCAAAAGCCGCCACATTTCGCAGAGATTTCagtacacaaaaacaaaatcacttgGAATCTTACCTGTGTACCAGCGAAGAGAAGATCAGTTCCCACAACAAGAGAATACACTTGGCCAACAGGTCCATTTAGACTCTGGTCTGCATTGGTTTCAATATTCCACGCCTGTATCAACAACAATGAGTCAATGAGATATTACCCAACAAGCATCTACGAAGGGTTCCTCGATATCTATTGTGACAGTCAAAGAAAAGTACTGCTAAGAGGAATCATTCTGAGAACTTGCCTTGACAAGATTTGGCATGCCAACCAATAGCCACGGCCCTTCACTAAGCACACAGCCAACTTCCCCACCAAGTTTGAGTACTCCTGTACACTAatcaaagagaaaacaacaaaatccaCAGTAAGTAAACTTGATAAAGACTTTCAC
It encodes the following:
- the LOC104728812 gene encoding uncharacterized protein LOC104728812, with the protein product MEKTNALNGEEEEEDECEVVKAAKVYRDLLKAVVKHIGKEDHKAHFVDFVKQEFRKNAANSEKMNLARNYAFLLNSIHSHKDLLFSYNIAVDRTEEMKRVLNKSAASVGLRLPEVYES
- the LOC104725706 gene encoding sorbitol dehydrogenase, with the translated sequence MGKGGMSQGEGSKVGEENMAAWLVGINTLKIQPFLLPSVGPHDVRVRMKAVGICGSDVHYLKTMRCADFVVKEPMVIGHECAGIIEEVGEEVKHLVVGDRVALEPGISCWRCNLCREGRYNLCPEMKFFATPPVHGSLANQVVHPADLCFKLPENVSLEEGAMCEPLSVGVHACRRAEIGPETNVLVMGAGPIGLVTMLAARAFGVPRIVIVDVDENRLAVAKQLGADGIVQVTTSLEDVGSEVEQIQKAMGSNIDVTFDCAGFNKTMSTALAATRCGGKVCLVGMGHGIMTVPLTPAAAREVDVVGVFRYKNTWPLCLEFLTSGKIDVKPLITHRFGFSQKEVEDAFETSARGSNAIKVMFNL
- the LOC104725705 gene encoding zinc finger CCCH domain-containing protein 63 translates to MDFDLNGGNKRVFNRLGGGGGGGGGGSNRSMAPTDTRQKVCFHWRAGRCNRSPCPYLHRELPGPGPGQGQGPGYTNKRVAEESGFAGPSHRRGPGFNGNSSSSWGRFGGNRTVTKTEKVCNFWVDGNCSYGDKCRYLHCWSKGDSFSLLTQLDGHEKLVSGIALPSGSDKLYTGSKDESLRVWDCASGQCTGVLKLGGEVGCVLSEGPWLLVGMPNLVKAWNIETNADQSLNGPVGQVYSLVVGTDLLFAGTQDGSILAWRYNTATNCFEPAASLTGHTLAVVTLYVGANRLYSGSMDKSIKVWSLDNLQCIQTLTDHTSVVMSLICWDQFLLSCSLDNTVKIWAAGEGGNLEVTYTHKEEHGVLALCGVHDAEAKPVLLCSCNDNTLRLYDLPSFTERGKIFAKQEIRAIQIGPGGIFFTGDGTGQVKVWKWCTEPTTASS